Proteins from a genomic interval of Streptococcus oralis:
- a CDS encoding DeoR/GlpR family DNA-binding transcription regulator, with protein MLKTERKQLILEELNQHHVVSLEKLVSLLETSESTVRRDLDELEAENKLRRVHGGAELPHSLQEEETIQEKSVKNLQEKKLLAQKAASLIKEQDVIFIDAGTTTAFLIKELVNKNITVVTNSIHHAVQLVEKQIPTVMVGGSVKMATDACIGGVALNQINQLHFDRAFIGMNGVDDGYYTTPDMEEGAVKRAILENAKQTYVLADSSKIGQTCFAKVAPLKRAIVITSQGHELLQAIKKKTEVIEV; from the coding sequence GTGTTAAAAACTGAGCGAAAGCAACTGATTTTAGAGGAGTTAAATCAACATCATGTAGTTTCTCTAGAAAAATTGGTTAGTCTATTAGAAACATCAGAATCAACGGTAAGAAGAGATTTGGACGAGTTGGAGGCGGAAAACAAGCTTCGCCGTGTGCATGGTGGAGCAGAATTACCTCACTCCTTGCAGGAAGAAGAAACCATTCAAGAAAAATCTGTCAAAAACCTTCAAGAGAAGAAGTTGCTTGCTCAAAAAGCAGCCTCTCTCATCAAGGAACAAGATGTTATCTTTATTGATGCTGGAACGACAACTGCTTTTTTAATCAAGGAATTGGTTAATAAGAATATTACAGTTGTGACCAACTCCATTCACCATGCGGTTCAGTTGGTTGAAAAACAGATTCCAACTGTCATGGTTGGAGGAAGTGTCAAGATGGCAACAGATGCATGTATCGGTGGTGTTGCTCTTAATCAAATCAATCAATTGCACTTTGACCGTGCCTTTATCGGGATGAATGGTGTCGACGATGGTTATTATACGACTCCAGATATGGAGGAGGGAGCTGTGAAACGTGCTATTTTGGAGAATGCCAAACAAACCTATGTCTTGGCCGATTCGTCTAAGATTGGTCAAACTTGCTTTGCCAAGGTAGCACCACTTAAACGCGCTATTGTCATCACAAGTCAAGGGCATGAGCTCTTGCAGGCTATTAAGAAGAAAACGGAGGTAATAGAAGTATGA
- the pfkB gene encoding 1-phosphofructokinase yields the protein MIYTVTLNPSIDYIVRLDQVQVGSVNRMDSDDKFAGGKGINVSRVLKRLDIPNTATGFIGGFTGRFITDTLAEEEIETRFVQVAEDTRINVKIKADQETEINGTGPNVEPAQLEELKAILSSLTADDTVVFAGSSAKNLGNVIYKDLIALTRQTGAQVVCDFEGQTLIDSLDYQPLLVKPNNHELGAIFGVKLESLDEIENYARQLLAKGAQNVIISMAGDGALLVTSEGAYFAKPIKGTVKNSVGAGDSMVAGFTGEFVKSKDAVEAFKWGVACGTATTFSDDLATAAFIKETYEKVEVEKR from the coding sequence ATGATTTATACAGTCACACTCAATCCATCCATTGACTATATCGTTCGCTTGGACCAAGTTCAAGTTGGAAGTGTCAATCGTATGGACAGTGATGATAAGTTTGCTGGTGGGAAAGGAATTAATGTCAGTCGTGTTTTGAAACGCTTGGATATTCCAAATACAGCGACTGGATTTATTGGAGGATTTACTGGTAGATTTATCACAGATACTCTGGCAGAAGAGGAAATCGAAACACGTTTTGTCCAAGTAGCAGAAGATACTCGTATCAATGTTAAAATCAAAGCAGACCAAGAAACAGAAATCAATGGAACGGGTCCAAATGTGGAACCAGCTCAGCTAGAAGAATTGAAAGCTATCCTATCTAGTTTGACAGCAGATGATACGGTGGTATTTGCGGGTTCGAGTGCTAAGAACCTAGGCAATGTTATCTACAAGGATTTGATTGCTTTGACACGCCAGACTGGTGCGCAAGTGGTTTGTGACTTTGAAGGACAGACATTGATTGATAGTTTGGACTATCAGCCACTTTTGGTTAAACCAAACAATCACGAACTTGGAGCTATCTTTGGAGTGAAACTCGAAAGTTTAGATGAAATCGAGAACTATGCTCGTCAGTTACTGGCCAAAGGAGCACAAAACGTCATCATTTCTATGGCTGGAGACGGTGCACTTCTTGTCACATCTGAGGGAGCTTACTTCGCAAAACCTATCAAGGGAACAGTGAAAAATTCAGTTGGTGCTGGTGACTCTATGGTTGCTGGATTTACAGGTGAATTTGTCAAATCAAAAGACGCAGTAGAAGCCTTCAAGTGGGGAGTGGCTTGTGGGACAGCAACTACTTTCTCTGATGACTTGGCAACTGCAGCATTTATAAAAGAAACTTATGAAAAAGTTGAGGTAGAAAAACGATGA
- a CDS encoding HEAT repeat domain-containing protein: MSDSRKEGIDKLEKEQFGRKSHTKEALQGTYASLVEEDFPDSKRIHFIADLGRSPEIAFHFELICNDWEEGTDLNFEASFDQHGQEGIDYLLETLNQEEDESQRILIVYFLAKILSKVRHRDFYASSCKQVLPVLISLLPSSEASNRRKLIIALGWIGSISEIEILGQHLLTDQDALCRAWSASSLMQLSFHQVEKEVLMEKTKDLFREAIPEEKDFRACALMIEAAQVLFGKKWIPTSAVEKLEIEKIEKARKSAIRFLKK, translated from the coding sequence ATGAGTGATTCTAGAAAAGAAGGAATCGACAAACTAGAAAAGGAACAGTTCGGTCGCAAAAGTCATACAAAAGAAGCGTTACAAGGAACCTATGCCAGCTTGGTAGAGGAAGATTTTCCTGATTCTAAACGAATTCATTTTATAGCTGATTTAGGTAGGAGCCCAGAAATTGCCTTTCATTTTGAACTCATTTGCAACGATTGGGAGGAAGGAACTGACCTAAATTTTGAAGCAAGTTTTGACCAGCATGGGCAGGAGGGAATAGACTATCTTTTGGAAACTCTCAATCAAGAGGAAGATGAGAGTCAACGCATTTTGATTGTTTATTTCCTAGCGAAAATCCTTTCCAAAGTAAGACATAGAGATTTTTATGCATCTTCTTGCAAGCAAGTACTTCCTGTTCTAATATCTCTTTTACCTAGTTCAGAAGCTTCGAATCGTAGAAAGCTAATCATTGCCCTAGGTTGGATTGGTTCAATAAGTGAGATAGAAATCTTAGGGCAACATCTCTTGACTGACCAAGATGCACTTTGTCGTGCCTGGTCTGCCAGTAGTTTGATGCAATTATCTTTTCATCAAGTTGAAAAAGAAGTCTTGATGGAGAAAACGAAGGATTTGTTTCGAGAGGCGATTCCAGAAGAAAAGGACTTTCGGGCTTGTGCTCTGATGATAGAAGCAGCTCAAGTTTTATTTGGGAAAAAATGGATTCCTACATCTGCTGTAGAGAAGTTGGAAATTGAGAAGATTGAGAAGGCAAGAAAATCAGCAATTAGATTTTTGAAGAAGTAG
- a CDS encoding DNA translocase FtsK has product MANKNTSKTRRRPSKAELERKQAIQRMSISLGIALLLIIAALKLGAAGITLYNLIRLLVGSLAYLAIFAFLIYLFLFKWIRKREGLLSGFLCIFAGLLLIFEAYLVWKFGLEQSVLKGTLAQVMTDLTGIRVTSFAGGGLLGVGLYIPISFLFSNIGSYFIGVLLILVGALLVSPWSIYDVAAFIGAQFRSFMEKQEQRKQERFIKREEEKARQEAARIQREQEEQDALPLPPVDPETGEILSEVPDYDLPPIPEKEWSEPEIILPQADFDVPDVEEDFEDEEVQVDFSAKEALEYKLPSLQLFAPDKPKDQSKEKKIVRENIKILEETFASFGIKVTVERAEIGPSVTKYEVKPAVGVRVNRISNLADDLALALAAKDVRIEAPIPGKSLVGIEVPNSEIATVSFRELWEQSQTKPENLLEIPLGKAVNGTARTFDLSKMPHLLVAGSTGSGKSVAVNGIIASILMKARPDQVKFMMVDPKMVELSVYNDIPHLLIPVVTNPRKASKALQKVVDEMENRYELFAKVGVRNIAGYNAKVEEFNSQSEYKQVALPLIVVIVDELADLMMVASKEVEDAIIRLGQKARAAGIHMILATQRPSVDVISGLIKANVPSRVAFAVSSGTDSRTILDENGAEKLLGRGDMLFKPIDENHPVRLQGSFISDDDVERIVNFIKAQADADYDESFDPGEVSENEGEFSDGEAGGDPLFEEAKALVIETQKASASMIQRRLSVGFNRATRLMEELEMAGVIGPAEGTKPRKVLQQ; this is encoded by the coding sequence ATGGCAAACAAAAATACAAGTAAAACAAGACGGAGACCGTCTAAAGCAGAACTCGAAAGAAAACAGGCTATCCAGAGGATGTCGATTTCCTTAGGAATTGCCTTATTGTTGATTATTGCGGCCCTCAAGCTCGGTGCAGCAGGTATCACTCTTTACAATTTAATTCGCTTGCTGGTGGGTAGCCTAGCTTATCTGGCAATATTTGCCTTCCTCATTTATCTCTTTCTATTTAAATGGATACGTAAGCGAGAAGGACTTCTGTCAGGATTTCTCTGTATTTTCGCTGGCTTACTCTTAATTTTTGAGGCCTATCTTGTCTGGAAGTTTGGTTTGGAGCAGTCAGTTCTAAAAGGGACCTTGGCTCAAGTTATGACGGATCTGACTGGTATCCGGGTGACTAGCTTTGCTGGTGGAGGTCTGCTAGGTGTTGGACTTTATATCCCCATATCCTTTCTTTTCTCCAATATCGGATCGTACTTTATTGGAGTTCTTTTGATTCTAGTTGGGGCTCTCTTGGTCAGTCCTTGGTCTATTTATGATGTTGCAGCCTTTATTGGAGCTCAGTTCAGATCCTTCATGGAAAAACAGGAACAGAGAAAACAGGAACGCTTCATCAAGAGAGAAGAAGAGAAGGCTCGTCAAGAAGCTGCTAGAATTCAGAGAGAACAAGAAGAACAGGATGCACTACCGCTTCCTCCTGTAGATCCTGAAACGGGAGAAATCTTATCAGAAGTTCCAGACTATGATCTTCCGCCAATTCCTGAAAAAGAATGGAGTGAACCGGAGATTATCCTCCCTCAAGCTGATTTTGACGTTCCAGATGTGGAAGAAGACTTTGAGGATGAAGAGGTGCAGGTTGATTTTTCTGCTAAGGAAGCCCTTGAATACAAGCTGCCAAGCTTGCAACTCTTTGCGCCAGATAAACCCAAAGATCAGTCCAAGGAAAAGAAGATTGTTCGAGAAAATATCAAAATCTTAGAAGAAACCTTTGCTAGCTTCGGTATCAAGGTAACGGTTGAACGGGCTGAAATCGGCCCATCAGTAACCAAGTATGAAGTCAAACCAGCAGTCGGTGTACGGGTTAACCGCATTTCCAATCTGGCAGACGACTTAGCGCTTGCTCTGGCGGCCAAGGATGTTCGGATTGAGGCTCCAATACCTGGTAAATCCTTAGTCGGAATTGAGGTTCCTAACTCTGAAATTGCGACTGTTTCCTTCCGTGAGCTCTGGGAACAGTCTCAGACTAAACCAGAGAATCTCCTCGAAATTCCCCTAGGGAAGGCTGTCAATGGAACTGCTCGCACCTTTGACCTTTCTAAGATGCCCCACCTACTTGTTGCAGGTTCGACAGGATCAGGAAAATCAGTCGCAGTTAACGGTATTATCGCTAGCATTCTTATGAAAGCAAGACCAGACCAAGTCAAGTTTATGATGGTGGATCCAAAGATGGTTGAGTTATCGGTTTACAATGACATTCCTCATCTCTTGATTCCAGTTGTGACCAATCCACGCAAGGCCAGCAAGGCTCTGCAAAAGGTTGTGGATGAGATGGAAAACCGTTATGAACTCTTCGCTAAGGTTGGTGTGCGAAATATCGCTGGTTACAATGCTAAGGTCGAGGAATTTAATAGCCAATCCGAGTACAAACAAGTAGCGCTGCCTTTAATTGTTGTCATTGTAGATGAGTTGGCAGACCTCATGATGGTGGCTAGCAAGGAAGTGGAAGATGCCATCATTCGTCTCGGACAGAAGGCGCGTGCCGCAGGGATTCACATGATTCTCGCAACGCAACGTCCATCAGTCGATGTTATCTCTGGTCTTATCAAGGCCAATGTCCCGTCTCGTGTGGCTTTTGCAGTTTCATCAGGTACAGACTCACGAACCATCTTGGATGAAAATGGAGCAGAAAAATTGCTTGGTAGAGGAGATATGCTCTTTAAACCAATCGATGAAAATCACCCAGTCCGTCTACAAGGATCCTTCATCTCAGATGACGATGTCGAGCGCATTGTAAACTTCATCAAGGCTCAGGCGGATGCGGACTACGATGAGAGTTTTGATCCAGGTGAGGTTTCTGAAAATGAAGGAGAATTTTCAGATGGTGAAGCTGGCGGCGATCCGCTTTTTGAAGAAGCTAAGGCTTTGGTTATCGAAACTCAGAAAGCTAGCGCTTCGATGATTCAGCGTCGTTTGTCGGTTGGATTTAACCGTGCGACCCGCCTTATGGAAGAACTCGAAATGGCGGGTGTTATCGGTCCAGCTGAAGGAACCAAACCACGAAAAGTATTGCAACAATAA
- a CDS encoding DUF6556 family protein, giving the protein MSNYHRTSKPKTEHIKKGFTVFQKTIATIGSILGLITATITIMNAMDNNKNNKKEPTTTQTTVVKEIQKESPQENTTPNKDNTSTKENTPQEETPQSNKKEEQKEEKKTTTQGSSTPSSTKETTDSGNSSKTTSSENKSNQ; this is encoded by the coding sequence ATGTCTAACTATCATAGAACTTCAAAACCAAAAACAGAACACATCAAAAAGGGATTTACTGTCTTTCAAAAAACGATTGCTACCATCGGTAGTATCCTTGGTCTAATCACCGCTACTATTACCATCATGAACGCTATGGATAATAACAAAAACAACAAAAAAGAACCAACGACAACTCAAACAACTGTTGTCAAGGAGATTCAAAAGGAATCCCCTCAGGAAAATACTACACCTAACAAGGACAACACTTCTACTAAAGAAAATACCCCGCAAGAAGAAACTCCTCAATCCAATAAAAAGGAAGAGCAAAAAGAAGAGAAGAAAACAACAACTCAGGGTTCTTCTACACCTTCCTCAACAAAAGAAACAACTGATAGTGGAAACTCGTCCAAAACGACTAGTTCCGAAAACAAAAGCAATCAATAA
- a CDS encoding cysteine desulfurase family protein: MIYFDNSATTKPYPEALETYTQVASKIVGNPSSLHRLGDQATRILDASRQQIADLIGKKSDEIFFTSGGTEGDNWVIKGVAFEKAQFGKHIIVSAIEHPAVKESALWLKSQGFEVDFAPVDEKGFVDVEALGALIRPDTTLVSIMAVNNEIGSIQPIEAISELLADKPTISFHVDAVQALAKIPTEKYLTDRVDFATFSSHKFHGVRGVGFVYIKSGKKITPLLTGGGQERDYRSTTENVAGIAATAKALRLSMEKLAIFTNKAGQMKSVIRQALLDYPDIFVFSDEEDFAPHLLTFGIKGVRGEVIVHAFEDYDIFISTTSACSSKAGKPAGTLIAMGVDKDKAQSAVRLSLDLENDMSQVEQFLTKLKLIYNQTRKVR, translated from the coding sequence ATGATCTACTTTGATAATTCGGCAACGACCAAGCCTTATCCTGAAGCACTTGAAACCTATACGCAGGTCGCTTCGAAAATTGTAGGAAATCCATCCAGTCTCCATCGTTTGGGAGATCAGGCAACACGAATTTTAGATGCTTCCCGGCAGCAAATTGCAGATTTGATTGGCAAGAAGAGTGATGAAATCTTCTTTACTTCTGGTGGAACAGAAGGAGATAACTGGGTCATCAAGGGTGTGGCATTTGAAAAAGCCCAGTTTGGCAAGCACATCATTGTATCAGCCATTGAACATCCAGCAGTCAAGGAATCAGCCCTTTGGCTGAAAAGTCAAGGTTTTGAGGTGGATTTTGCTCCAGTTGATGAGAAAGGGTTTGTGGATGTTGAGGCTCTAGGAGCTTTGATACGACCTGATACGACCCTCGTCTCCATCATGGCAGTAAACAACGAAATTGGGTCTATTCAACCTATTGAGGCCATCTCAGAACTGTTGGCAGACAAGCCAACTATTTCCTTCCACGTTGATGCAGTTCAGGCACTCGCTAAGATTCCGACTGAAAAATATCTGACAGATCGTGTAGATTTTGCGACCTTCTCAAGTCATAAATTTCATGGTGTCCGAGGTGTTGGCTTTGTCTATATCAAGTCTGGTAAGAAAATTACGCCTCTTTTGACAGGTGGTGGTCAAGAGCGTGATTATCGTTCAACAACTGAAAATGTAGCAGGGATTGCAGCGACAGCCAAGGCTCTCCGTTTGTCTATGGAAAAGTTAGCTATCTTTACTAATAAGGCAGGGCAGATGAAATCAGTCATTCGCCAAGCGCTTTTGGACTATCCAGATATTTTTGTCTTTTCAGATGAGGAAGACTTTGCCCCTCATCTCCTGACTTTTGGAATCAAGGGTGTTCGTGGTGAAGTCATTGTTCACGCATTTGAAGACTATGATATTTTCATCTCCACAACCTCGGCTTGTTCATCCAAGGCTGGAAAACCTGCGGGGACCTTGATTGCCATGGGAGTGGACAAAGATAAGGCTCAGTCAGCTGTGCGTCTAAGTCTGGACCTTGAAAATGATATGAGTCAGGTTGAGCAGTTTTTGACCAAACTAAAATTAATTTACAATCAAACTAGAAAAGTAAGATAG
- the thiI gene encoding tRNA uracil 4-sulfurtransferase ThiI — translation MQYSEIMIRYGELSTKGKNRMRFINKLRNNISDVLSIYPQVKVTADRDRAHAYLNGADYTAVAESLKQVFGIQNFSPVYKVEKSVEVLKSSVQEIMTDIYKEGMTFKISSKRSDHNFELDSRELNQTLGGAVFEAIPNVQAQMKNPDINLQVEIREEAAYISYETIRGAGGLPVGTSGKGMLMLSGGIDSPVAGYLALKRGVDIEAVHFASPPYTSPGALKKAQDLTRKLTKFGGNIQFIEVPFTEIQEEIKAKAPEAYLMTLTRRFMMRITDRIREVRNGLVIINGESLGQVASQTLESMQAINAVTNTPIIRPVVTMDKLEIIDIAQEIDTFEISIQPFEDCCTIFAPDRPKTNPKIKNAEQYEERMDVEGLVERAVAGIMITEITPQAEKDEVDNLIDNLL, via the coding sequence ATGCAGTATTCAGAAATTATGATTCGCTACGGAGAGTTATCAACCAAGGGCAAAAACCGTATGCGGTTCATCAATAAACTTCGTAATAATATTTCGGACGTCTTGTCCATCTATCCCCAAGTTAAGGTAACCGCTGATCGCGACCGTGCCCACGCTTACCTGAATGGAGCCGACTACACAGCAGTTGCAGAATCTCTCAAACAAGTCTTCGGGATTCAGAATTTTTCTCCAGTATATAAGGTTGAAAAATCTGTAGAAGTTCTGAAGTCTTCTGTCCAAGAGATCATGACAGATATCTACAAGGAAGGCATGACCTTTAAGATTTCTAGTAAGCGTAGCGACCACAACTTTGAACTCGACAGTCGTGAACTCAACCAAACACTTGGTGGAGCAGTATTCGAAGCTATTCCAAATGTCCAAGCTCAAATGAAAAATCCTGATATCAATCTTCAGGTGGAGATTCGTGAGGAAGCGGCTTATATTTCTTATGAGACTATTCGAGGAGCAGGTGGCTTGCCTGTGGGGACTTCTGGTAAGGGGATGCTCATGTTGTCAGGAGGGATTGATTCACCTGTGGCAGGTTATCTAGCTCTTAAACGTGGGGTAGATATTGAGGCCGTTCACTTTGCCAGCCCACCTTACACTAGTCCAGGTGCTCTCAAAAAAGCCCAAGATTTGACTCGTAAATTAACCAAGTTTGGTGGGAATATCCAGTTTATCGAGGTGCCTTTCACTGAGATTCAAGAGGAAATCAAGGCTAAAGCGCCAGAAGCCTACCTCATGACCTTGACCCGTCGTTTTATGATGCGGATTACCGACCGTATCCGTGAGGTACGAAATGGTTTGGTTATCATCAATGGGGAAAGTCTTGGTCAAGTAGCCAGCCAAACTCTGGAGAGCATGCAGGCTATCAACGCTGTGACCAACACTCCTATCATCCGCCCTGTGGTTACTATGGACAAGTTGGAAATCATTGACATTGCGCAGGAAATCGATACCTTTGAAATTTCTATCCAGCCTTTTGAGGACTGCTGTACTATTTTTGCACCTGATCGTCCTAAGACCAATCCTAAGATTAAGAATGCGGAGCAGTATGAAGAACGCATGGATGTTGAAGGTTTGGTTGAGCGAGCAGTAGCTGGGATCATGATTACTGAGATTACACCTCAAGCTGAAAAAGATGAGGTTGATAACCTGATTGATAATCTCCTCTAA
- a CDS encoding alpha/beta hydrolase yields MNHSYFYLKMKEHKLKVPYTGKERRVRVLLPKDYEKDTDRFYPVVYFHDGQNVFYSKESYIGHSWKIIPAIKRNPDISRMIVVAIDNDGMGRMNEYAAWKFQESPIPGQQFGGKGVEYAEFVMKVVKPFIDETYRTKADRQHTAMIGSSLGGNITQFIGLEYQERIGCLGVFSSANWLHQEAFNRYIERKKLSSEQRIFIYVGTEEADDTDKTLMAGNIKQAYIDSSLRYYRDLIAGGVGLDNLVLKVQSGAIHSEIPWSENLPDCLRFFAEKW; encoded by the coding sequence ATGAATCATTCCTACTTTTACTTAAAAATGAAAGAACACAAACTCAAGGTACCTTATACAGGAAAGGAGCGTCGTGTGCGTGTGCTCCTGCCTAAGGACTACGAGAAAGACACAGACCGTTTTTACCCTGTTGTTTACTTTCATGACGGGCAAAATGTCTTTTACAGCAAGGAGTCCTATATCGGACACTCTTGGAAAATTATTCCAGCCATTAAGCGAAATCCTGACATCAGCCGCATGATTGTTGTAGCCATCGACAATGATGGTATGGGAAGAATGAATGAATACGCAGCTTGGAAGTTTCAAGAATCTCCTATCCCAGGCCAGCAGTTTGGCGGTAAGGGTGTGGAGTATGCTGAGTTTGTCATGAAGGTGGTCAAGCCTTTTATCGATGAGACCTACCGTACCAAAGCTGATCGCCAGCATACGGCTATGATTGGTTCGTCTCTAGGAGGCAATATTACCCAGTTTATCGGACTAGAGTACCAAGAAAGAATTGGTTGTCTAGGTGTCTTCTCATCTGCTAACTGGCTTCACCAAGAAGCCTTTAACCGCTATATCGAGCGTAAGAAATTGTCGTCTGAACAGCGCATTTTCATCTATGTAGGAACAGAAGAAGCAGACGATACGGACAAGACCCTAATGGCTGGCAATATCAAACAAGCCTATATCGATTCGTCGCTTCGGTATTACCGTGATTTGATTGCAGGTGGAGTAGGCTTGGATAATCTGGTCTTGAAAGTTCAGTCTGGTGCCATCCATAGTGAGATTCCATGGTCGGAAAATTTGCCAGACTGTCTTCGATTTTTTGCAGAGAAATGGTAA
- a CDS encoding esterase family protein, giving the protein MHIENLSHWSGNLNREMYLNRYGHAGIPVVVFASSGGSHNEYYDFGMIDACASFIEEGRVQFFTLSSVDSESWLATWKNGHDQAEMHRAYERYVIEEAIPFIKHKTGWFDGMMTTGCSMGAYHALNFFLQHPDVFTKVIALSGVYDARFFVGDYYNDDAIYQNSPVDYIWNQNDGWFIDRYRQAEIVVCTGLGAWEQDGLPSFYKLKEAFDKKQIPAWFAEWGHDVAHDWDWWRKQMPYFLGHMNL; this is encoded by the coding sequence ATGCATATTGAAAATCTCAGCCACTGGAGTGGCAATCTCAACCGTGAAATGTACCTCAACCGTTATGGACATGCTGGGATTCCAGTTGTGGTTTTTGCTTCATCTGGTGGCAGTCACAACGAATACTATGATTTTGGCATGATTGATGCCTGTGCTTCCTTTATCGAAGAAGGCCGTGTTCAGTTCTTTACTCTCTCCAGCGTTGATAGTGAGAGCTGGTTGGCCACTTGGAAAAATGGTCATGACCAGGCGGAGATGCATCGCGCTTACGAACGCTATGTGATTGAGGAAGCCATTCCTTTTATCAAGCATAAGACAGGTTGGTTTGACGGTATGATGACGACGGGTTGCTCGATGGGGGCCTACCATGCACTCAATTTCTTCCTCCAGCATCCAGATGTCTTTACCAAAGTGATTGCTCTCAGCGGTGTTTACGACGCACGTTTCTTTGTTGGAGATTACTACAATGACGATGCCATTTATCAAAACTCACCAGTTGACTATATTTGGAATCAGAATGACGGCTGGTTTATCGATCGTTACCGTCAGGCGGAGATTGTCGTCTGTACGGGTCTCGGTGCTTGGGAACAAGATGGTCTGCCGTCCTTCTACAAACTGAAAGAAGCCTTTGACAAGAAACAAATCCCTGCCTGGTTTGCTGAGTGGGGACATGATGTTGCCCATGACTGGGATTGGTGGCGTAAACAAATGCCTTATTTCCTTGGTCACATGAATCTATAA
- a CDS encoding ATP-grasp domain-containing protein codes for MNYLVISPYYPQNFQQFTIELANKGITVLGIGQEPYEQLDEPLRNSLTEYFRVDNLENIDEVKRAVAFLFYKHGPIDRIESHNEYWLELDAALREQFNVFGAKPDDLKKTKFKSEMKKHFQKAGVPVVPGAVIKTETDVAQAVEEIGLPLIAKPDNGVGAAATFKLENQTDVDRFKAEWDHSTVYFFEKFVTSSEICTFDGIVDKDGKIVFSTTFDYAHTPLDLMLYKMDNAYYVLKDMDPKLRKYGEAIVKEFGMKERFFHIEFFREGDDYIAIEYNNRPAGGFTIDVYNYAHSFDLYRGYAAIVAGEPFPGSYFEPLYCLATARRLSSHYVYSEEELLAKYQGGFKAKKIMPAAFAELQGDILYMLTTPSREELDQMLADFGQRQE; via the coding sequence ATGAATTATCTTGTTATTTCACCCTACTATCCACAAAACTTTCAACAGTTTACCATCGAGCTAGCTAATAAAGGCATCACCGTTTTGGGAATTGGTCAGGAGCCTTACGAACAACTAGATGAACCTTTGCGCAATAGCCTAACCGAGTATTTCCGTGTGGACAATCTTGAGAACATAGACGAAGTCAAACGTGCAGTTGCCTTTCTTTTCTACAAGCACGGTCCTATCGACCGCATCGAGTCCCACAATGAATACTGGCTTGAGCTGGATGCAGCCCTTCGTGAGCAATTCAATGTCTTTGGTGCTAAACCCGATGACCTCAAAAAGACCAAGTTTAAGTCTGAAATGAAAAAACATTTCCAAAAGGCAGGAGTACCTGTTGTTCCGGGAGCAGTGATTAAAACAGAGACCGATGTAGCTCAGGCTGTGGAGGAGATCGGTTTACCATTGATTGCCAAACCAGACAACGGTGTGGGAGCAGCAGCAACCTTTAAACTTGAAAACCAAACAGATGTGGACCGTTTTAAGGCAGAATGGGACCATTCAACCGTCTATTTCTTTGAAAAATTTGTCACTTCTAGCGAAATCTGTACCTTTGACGGAATAGTGGACAAGGACGGTAAGATTGTCTTTTCAACGACTTTTGACTACGCCCATACACCACTGGATCTCATGCTTTACAAGATGGATAATGCCTATTATGTTCTCAAGGATATGGATCCAAAATTGCGTAAGTATGGTGAAGCCATTGTCAAGGAATTTGGCATGAAGGAGCGTTTCTTCCATATCGAATTCTTCCGTGAGGGAGATGACTATATCGCTATTGAGTATAATAACCGTCCGGCAGGTGGTTTTACCATTGATGTTTACAATTATGCCCACTCTTTTGACCTCTACCGAGGTTATGCGGCTATCGTAGCAGGAGAGCCATTCCCTGGTTCATATTTTGAACCCCTCTATTGCTTGGCGACTGCTCGGCGTTTAAGTTCTCATTATGTTTACTCAGAAGAGGAGTTACTAGCTAAATACCAAGGAGGTTTTAAGGCTAAGAAAATCATGCCAGCAGCCTTTGCAGAGTTACAAGGAGATATCCTCTATATGTTGACAACTCCAAGTCGTGAGGAGCTGGATCAGATGTTAGCAGACTTTGGTCAACGTCAAGAGTAA